The following are encoded together in the Lathyrus oleraceus cultivar Zhongwan6 chromosome 3, CAAS_Psat_ZW6_1.0, whole genome shotgun sequence genome:
- the LOC127130866 gene encoding uncharacterized protein LOC127130866: MAEQEQESARVRAELDEIKGGMSQMREMLQALTFRFEIPQATVISETTGPTVEVPPQRTLPSTLPPYGLPYDFVPRAEVVHEMGQSVQQAVPLPVYTDARPVIHTVVPPVAYARHIPHYEDQNHMYQTVDSTVVGDEVRFEDFREVKENMQLLEKKFRDLEGDHVFGSAAKEMCLVSGLVIPAKFKTPDFDKYKGHTCPKSHLIMYYRKMAAHVEDDKLMIHYFQDSLSGAPSKWYLSLDQNRIRCF; the protein is encoded by the coding sequence ATGGCTGAACAAGAACAAGAGAGCGCCCGAGTTAGAGCTGAACTAGACGAAATCAAAGGAGGCATGTCCCAGATGCGAGAGATGTTGCAAGCTTTAACCTTCAGGTTTGAGATTCCGCAAGCGACTGTGATTTCAGAGACCACGGGCCCAACAGTGGAAGTCCCACCTCAAAGGACATTACCCTCAACCCTTCCTCCGTATGGGCTACCTTATGACTTCGTCCCCCGAGCAGAGGTGGTGCACGAAATGGGGCAATCTGTCCAACAAGCTGTGCCATTACCAGTTTACACTGACGCACGTCCAGTCATCCACACTGTGGTTCCACCAGTTGCCTATGCTAGGCATATTCCTcattatgaagatcaaaaccACATGTATCAGACTGTTGACTCAACAGTTGTTGGTGACGAAGTAAGGTTTGAGGATTTCAGAGAGGTAAAGGAGAACATGCAGCTCCTTGAGAAGAAATTCCGAGATCTAGAAGGAGACCACGTCTTTGGATCTGCTGCCAAAGAAATGTGCCTTGTATCCGGGTTGGTGATTCCAGCAAAATTCAAAACTCCGGACTTCGACAAATACAAGGGGCATACTTGTCCAAAAagccatctcatcatgtattacCGCAAAATGGCAGCACACGTGGAGGACGACAAGCTAATGATCCACTATTTTCAGGACAGCTTAAGTGGGGCTCCTTCCAAATGGTATCTAAGTCTGGATCAAAACAGGATCAGGTGTTTCTAA